From the Primulina tabacum isolate GXHZ01 chromosome 15, ASM2559414v2, whole genome shotgun sequence genome, one window contains:
- the LOC142526405 gene encoding LOW QUALITY PROTEIN: DNA-damage-repair/toleration protein 111 (The sequence of the model RefSeq protein was modified relative to this genomic sequence to represent the inferred CDS: deleted 1 base in 1 codon): MLGGLYGDLPPPSSTSDDSSTSNVWSSSAKMAPPTLRKPFATPQTILRSQPPKPKPTHPSNVARSAAATQPVTDPGTAWFQPALVGLTSSVMEEYDPSRPNDYEDYLRERKRKQAEADVRRELEERELKEREMEERETRERDRDRERDLNISGEEAWRRRAAMSGAARGAPRSPSPPASGNSTAEGFSIGKSESGGLGLGAEGKMTAAQRMMAKMGWKEGQGLGKQEQGITTPLVAKKTDKRAGVIVNASESSKKVMSVNFKGTPTRVVLLRNMVGPGEVDDDLEGEVAEECAKFGIVTRVLIFEITEPNFPSEEAVRIFIQFEKADQATKALIELEGRFFGGRTVRATFYDEERFDKNELAPAPGEIPGF; the protein is encoded by the exons ATGCTTGGCGGGTTATACGGCGACCTCCCCCCGCCGTCCTCTACCTCCGACGATAGCTCCACCTCCAATGTCTGGTCCAGCAGTGCTAAGATGGCACCGCCCACCCTCCGGAAACCCTTCGCCACTCCTCAGACCATCCTCCGTTCCCAACCCCCGAAACCCAAACCAACCCACCCCAGCAACGTAGCTAGATCCGCCGCCGCAACTCAGCCTGTCACCGACCCCGGCACGGCATGGTTTCAGCCAGCCCTTGTCGGGCTCACCAGCTCCGTCATGGAAGAATACGACCCTTCCCGGCCAAACGACTACGAGGACTACCTGCGGGAGCGGAAGCGGAAGCAAGCTGAAGCCGATGTTAGGAGAGAATTGGAGGAGAGAGAGTTAAAAGAGAGGGAAATGGAAGAGAGAGAAACGAGGGAAAGAGATCGCGATCGGGAGCGTGATCTGAATATATCGGGAGAGGAGGCGTGGCGGAGGAGGGCAGCGATGAGCGGCGCTGCTAGAGGTGCGCCAAGATCGCCATCACCACCTGCTTCCGGAAACAGTACGGCAGAAGGGTTTAGCATCGGGAAGTCGGAGAGCGGGGGGTTGGGATTGGGAGCTGAAGGTAAAATGACGGCGGCCCAGAGGATGATGGCAAAGATGGGATGGAAGGAAGGGCAAGGTTTGGGTAAGCAAGAGCAAGGGATTACGACTCCGCTGGTGGCAAAGAAGACGGATAAGAGGGCTGGTGTGATTGTGAATGCGAGTGAGTCCAGCAAGAAGGTCATGAGTGTAAATTTCAAAGGGACT CCCACGAGGGTTGTACTCCTTAGAAACATG GTTGGCCCCGGTGAAGTGGATGATGATTTAGAGGGAGAGGTCGCAGAGGAGTGTGCTAAATTTGGTATAGTGACTCGTGTTTTGATATTTGAGATTACTGAACCAAACTTCCCCTCTGAGGAAGCTGTCAGAATATTCATTCAGTTTGAGAAAGCAGATCAAGCTACTAAGGCACTTATAGAACTTGAAGGCCGGTTTTTTGGAGGTAGGACTGTTCGTGCTACTTTTTATGACGAGGAAAGATTTGATAAAAATGAATTGGCTCCAGCACCAGGAGAAATTCCTGGTTTCTAG